Below is a genomic region from Ancylomarina subtilis.
GTCGCCTTAAGGTTGTATATATACTGTGTTAGCTGGTTTAAACTTTCTTCTATATCCGGCGAAAGAAATGTAAATACAATATCATTTTTAATCAGAATATAAATATCCTTTTCTTCGAAGCGATTATTGGAGGAGTAGCTTGGAATCGTGAAGTTTAAAGACAGTTGAGTATTGGACTCAATATAATGTGAACTGATTTCGATATCCTCTTTTTTACTGAAAGAAGTTAGGTCCAGATCAAATTTTTGGGCAATTGTTTCCAAATCTGAATTGAGAAAGCCTATAAACCGAATACTAAAAATTGCATTGGGTTGGTATTCAATTTCATCAACAGACGAGTAAGTTATGACATCATTGTTTTTATAGTAGATTTCAATCATCGTTATTTATTTACTTTACAATCAATGGTTTCGTCTATTCCGTTTGATACAAGACTTCAAATTTAGAACCTGCTTTTGCAAGGAACTTAATGCGATCTATTTCTAAGCTATTTTTATTAAATATCTTTTTTAAGTCCAACGACTTGCACTATACCTGATTCTAAAACAAGTTTAGAAATATCGGTAAAACCTGCATGATTCATCCATTGACTGACTTCATTTTCAGAATAACAATTGCCTCCTTCAACTCCAACCAACATATTAATCGAAAAAATGGCTCCTTGTACAGGCTTTGTTTTTGCATCGTTCATGATCCAATCCTGAATGATTATTTTTCCATTGGCATTTAAAGAATTGTAGCACTTTTTCACCAAGCCTTGATTGGTTTCGTTTGAATTGCTGTGGATGATGGCAGACAGAAAGACCAAATCGAAACCTTTGGGGAGTTCATCCTTCGTGTAGTCGCCGCTATAATGTTCAATTTTTCCTGTAAAACCTTCTTTCTCGATGATTCTCTTTGAAATGGGAACGACATTCGGCAGATCGAAAATCGCGGTTCTCAAACCTGGTTTTCTCTTTATGAATTCCATACAAAAACAGCCAGAACCACCTCCAACATCCAACACCGATTCGATATTTTGCAGGTTGATTTTTGAAACCTGAGAGGGGGCTTGCCTTTTTCCTCTATCGTGCATGGCATGGATAAATGACTCCAACCATTCATTGCCTCTTTGGTTAATTTCTGTTGATTGGGCTGGTTTTCCGGTTTTCACCACATCAGTTAGTTGACTCCAGGTATGCCACAAATGGTTCATATGCATCAAGCCACCCAAATAATTCGGGCTGTTTTTCGAAAGCAACTGATAACTCTCCTCTGAATTCCTGTAATTCCCATCGGTTTTTACCAACAGGTTTAAAGCGACCAAAGCATTCAACAGTCTTTCTGTAGCATCTTTATGAGAGTTTAAGGCATTCGAAATTTTTTCAGAGCTGTAGCAGTCCTTACCTATAAATGTGAAAAGATCTAATTCGTAAGCCGTTAACAATATTCTGCTTTTCTGAAAAGCCATTGACACTTCTCTGAGTTCCATTGGATTCATTGGCGTTCATTTATGATGAGATTGTTATCAAACAAGTCGTTGTAATAAATTTACTTAATTTATTCTTTTATGAAGCCTGATTTACTTAATCTTAATAAAATTTTAAGGTGTTTGGGTGATTTTTAATGTTTTGTTGGTGTTTGTTTCTGATATCTCTATTTTCTTAAGCGATCAAATTTTAAAACGTTGACACCTCTGTTTTTAAAACTCACGATCATACTATCCTTTGTCTTAACTGATTCTGATAAAATCGCGTCATCTAAAAGATTAACTCTGTAATTTCGATTCTGTGCGGCTTCAACCGTACTGTTTATGCAATAAGCAGCGTCTAAACCAACGATATACAGTTCATTTATTTTATTGTTGGATAAGATATTATCAAGTTTAGTATCTATAAACGCATCATTCTTACTTTTAACGATCTCTAAATTTGAATTTAATTTCAGTCGTTTATCAAATTTTGCTCCCGGACTCCCTTCGGCATATGAATCGTTCAGGAGATTGATTAAAGGATTTGTGATTGCACTTCTAATAAAAATAATGGGTATGTTTTGATTTTCACAATAGTCTGATACCCGGTTTATTTTGTTTATTAAGGCATCTGAATTACTGGTATAGAATGAGTTTGTCGAAATTTCGCCTGTTGTTGCTTCTTGGATATCGATAACTAAAAGGGCACAATTAGGTTCGTTGTAATTCTCTATGGGTTGCCCTTTTGAAACCACAGATGCATTTTTTTCAAAAACGATTAGGTTGACAATTAGGATTATAACGAAAAGAA
It encodes:
- a CDS encoding methyltransferase, with translation MNPMELREVSMAFQKSRILLTAYELDLFTFIGKDCYSSEKISNALNSHKDATERLLNALVALNLLVKTDGNYRNSEESYQLLSKNSPNYLGGLMHMNHLWHTWSQLTDVVKTGKPAQSTEINQRGNEWLESFIHAMHDRGKRQAPSQVSKINLQNIESVLDVGGGSGCFCMEFIKRKPGLRTAIFDLPNVVPISKRIIEKEGFTGKIEHYSGDYTKDELPKGFDLVFLSAIIHSNSNETNQGLVKKCYNSLNANGKIIIQDWIMNDAKTKPVQGAIFSINMLVGVEGGNCYSENEVSQWMNHAGFTDISKLVLESGIVQVVGLKKDI
- a CDS encoding cysteine hydrolase family protein, encoding MARKKRRLRTIILCIAGVIILFVIILIVNLIVFEKNASVVSKGQPIENYNEPNCALLVIDIQEATTGEISTNSFYTSNSDALINKINRVSDYCENQNIPIIFIRSAITNPLINLLNDSYAEGSPGAKFDKRLKLNSNLEIVKSKNDAFIDTKLDNILSNNKINELYIVGLDAAYCINSTVEAAQNRNYRVNLLDDAILSESVKTKDSMIVSFKNRGVNVLKFDRLRK